One region of Zingiber officinale cultivar Zhangliang chromosome 7B, Zo_v1.1, whole genome shotgun sequence genomic DNA includes:
- the LOC122007119 gene encoding LOB domain-containing protein 40-like, with protein MRMSCNGCRVLRKGCGDACSIRPCLQWIKSPDAQANATVFLAKFYGRAGLMNLISAAPDHLRPAVFRSLLYEACGRIVNPIYGSVGLLWSGTWNLTQAAVEAVLKGAPIAQMPSDAAAAAPALPFKAVGSDIRHVSKADAELHKVNKPRSRFKRHGLAKPSKGPATPPAESATNHREEEEEEETMSSAASHVSQGEPEAEAEKTEVGLELTLGLEPVSVSGCAVQAAAKVLCDLSGWDADARAADLDLAQPGSS; from the exons ATGAGGATGAGCTGCAACGGCTGCCGCGTGCTCCGCAAGGGCTGCGGCGACGCCTGCTCCATACGCCCCTGCCTCCAGTGGATCAAGTCGCCCGACGCCCAGGCCAACGCCACCGTCTTCCTCGCCAAGTTCTACGGCCGCGCCGGCCTCATGAACCTCATCAGCGCCGCCCCCGACCACCTCCGCCCAG CCGTGTTCCGATCGCTGCTCTACGAGGCCTGCGGCCGGATCGTGAACCCGATCTACGGCTCCGTCGGCCTGCTGTGGTCCGGCACCTGGAACCTGACCCAGGCCGCCGTGGAGGCCGTGCTCAAGGGCGCCCCGATCGCGCAGATGCCCTCCGACGCCGCGGCCGCCGCCCCCGCCCTGCCCTTCAAGGCCGTCGGCAGCGACATACGCCACGTGTCCAAGGCCGACGCGGAGCTGCACAAAGTTAACAAGCCGCGATCGCGCTTCAAGCGCCACGGCCTCGCGAAACCCTCCAAAGGGCCGGCCACGCCTCCGGCTGAGTCCGCTACCAACCacagagaagaggaggaggaggaggagacgatGTCGTCGGCTGCGTCGCACGTGAGCCAGGGCGAGCCCGAGGCGGAAGCGGAGAAGACGGAGGTGGGGCTGGAGCTCACGCTGGGGCTCGAACCGGTTTCGGTGTCGGGTTGCGCGGTCCAAGCAGCGGCGAAGGTGCTCTGCGATCTGAGCGGCTGGGACGCCGACGCTCGGGCGGCGGATCTCGACCTGGCGCAGCCGGGATCGTCTTGA